One Frankia alni ACN14a DNA window includes the following coding sequences:
- a CDS encoding YdcF family protein, translating into MHHDPRPTDIGIGLGSHDLSVATCTATLYHRRMFPRIVFTGANAPTTIATFPRGEAVHYREHALTLNVPDTAILVEPTARNTGENITRTRELLTAHGITPRSVTLISRPYQQRRAYATCRKLWPDVDVLCASQPMSLDDYMASIGDTDRVVSMLVGDTQRIWLYAERGYAIPQPVPDHVRDAYDDLVAAGYTGRLIT; encoded by the coding sequence ATGCACCACGACCCACGCCCCACCGACATCGGAATAGGGCTAGGCAGCCACGATCTCAGCGTCGCCACCTGCACCGCCACCCTCTACCACCGCCGCATGTTCCCCCGGATCGTGTTCACCGGTGCCAACGCACCCACGACCATCGCCACGTTCCCCCGCGGCGAAGCCGTCCACTACCGCGAACACGCACTCACCCTCAACGTCCCCGACACCGCCATCCTCGTCGAACCGACCGCACGCAACACCGGCGAGAACATCACCCGCACCCGCGAACTCCTCACCGCCCACGGAATCACACCCAGGTCCGTCACCCTGATCTCACGGCCCTACCAGCAGCGCCGCGCCTACGCCACCTGCCGGAAGCTGTGGCCTGACGTCGACGTGCTGTGCGCATCGCAGCCCATGAGTCTGGACGACTACATGGCCAGCATCGGCGACACCGACCGGGTCGTGTCCATGCTCGTCGGCGACACCCAACGCATCTGGCTCTACGCCGAACGCGGATACGCCATCCCGCAACCGGTCCCCGACCACGTCCGGGACGCCTACGATGACCTCGTCGCCGCCGGATACACCGGCCGCCTGATCACCTGA
- a CDS encoding HNH endonuclease produces the protein MMAVPVFPVSADPAASSALGVDVESASLGEVEEVICRWAGRIAAATCAWLLAVAAFDRRQGWSGMGLGSCAHWLSWRCGIGLRTAREQVATGHALERLPAIRAAFAAGTLSYAKVRAVTRIADEHSEQAWLTHARFCTAGQIERLVRCARQARGQEKTRRSAPRLGWQYDDDGMLRVSAVLSPDDGARLIAALDAARAGLDTTTPLDSPGDAEAGEVPADGESVVRARDRRRDAEALVALADGFLDRQAPGLTAPEHTLTVHLTTTLPDTTASPDGTASGGEDSTPARAADGGAAGPVGMARIGIGAWAQVDGGIGLSRQVVARLGCDGFLRGLVTDPDGNNPLHLGRRQRHPGQRLRDAVYARDHGHCQYPGCGHTRFLQIHHLTEWTRGGDTDIDRLTLRLRHHHSIMFPTGAEDPASDEDPSSVGRSDAAHARAAARHDPPSMIYPRGAAHPPARPRAPAILPAAPSSTPHPPRRHPGRPGRRPVHRRTAGTSPR, from the coding sequence ATGATGGCTGTTCCTGTGTTCCCCGTTTCCGCCGATCCTGCCGCCTCCTCGGCGCTGGGGGTGGATGTGGAGTCGGCGTCGTTGGGGGAGGTGGAGGAGGTGATCTGCCGGTGGGCGGGGCGGATCGCGGCGGCGACGTGTGCCTGGCTGCTGGCGGTGGCGGCGTTCGATCGGCGCCAGGGCTGGTCGGGGATGGGGCTGGGGTCGTGTGCGCACTGGTTGTCGTGGCGGTGCGGGATCGGTCTGCGCACCGCGCGGGAGCAGGTGGCGACCGGGCATGCGTTGGAGCGTCTGCCGGCGATCCGGGCCGCGTTCGCCGCGGGCACCCTGTCGTATGCGAAGGTCCGGGCGGTGACCCGGATTGCCGACGAGCATTCCGAGCAGGCGTGGTTGACCCATGCCCGGTTCTGCACCGCCGGGCAGATCGAGCGGCTGGTGCGTTGCGCCCGGCAGGCCCGCGGGCAGGAGAAGACCCGCCGGTCGGCGCCGCGGCTGGGGTGGCAGTACGACGACGACGGGATGCTGCGGGTGAGCGCGGTGCTTTCCCCGGACGACGGTGCCCGGCTGATCGCGGCGTTGGACGCGGCCCGGGCCGGCCTCGACACCACCACCCCCCTCGACTCCCCCGGTGATGCCGAGGCCGGTGAGGTGCCCGCGGACGGGGAGAGTGTGGTCCGGGCGCGGGATCGTAGGCGGGACGCCGAGGCGCTCGTCGCGTTGGCCGACGGGTTCCTCGACCGGCAGGCACCCGGGCTGACGGCCCCCGAGCACACCCTGACCGTCCACCTGACCACGACCCTGCCCGACACCACCGCCAGCCCCGACGGCACGGCCAGCGGCGGCGAGGACAGCACCCCGGCCAGGGCAGCAGATGGTGGCGCCGCGGGGCCGGTGGGGATGGCGCGGATCGGGATCGGGGCGTGGGCGCAGGTCGACGGGGGGATCGGGCTGTCCCGGCAGGTCGTGGCACGCCTGGGCTGTGACGGGTTCCTGCGCGGCCTGGTCACCGACCCCGACGGCAACAACCCGCTGCACCTGGGCCGGCGGCAGCGTCACCCCGGCCAGCGGCTGCGTGACGCCGTCTACGCCCGCGACCACGGCCACTGCCAGTACCCCGGCTGCGGACACACCCGCTTCCTGCAGATCCACCACCTCACCGAATGGACCCGGGGCGGTGACACCGACATCGACCGCCTCACACTTCGGTTGAGGCACCACCATTCGATCATGTTCCCCACCGGGGCGGAGGACCCAGCATCCGACGAAGATCCATCTTCTGTCGGTCGGTCAGACGCGGCGCACGCGCGAGCAGCCGCGCGACATGATCCGCCATCGATGATCTATCCGCGGGGGGCAGCCCACCCGCCCGCCCGTCCGCGGGCACCGGCGATCCTGCCGGCTGCACCATCGTCGACACCGCATCCGCCACGGCGCCATCCGGGTCGGCCGGGCCGCCGTCCGGTTCATCGTCGAACGGCAGGAACCTCTCCCCGGTGA
- a CDS encoding polynucleotide kinase-phosphatase, translated as MTPDRAEPSPPSGSSPLSGSSPPSGSPSPRQLGVPALSLVVLVGVSGSGKSTFARTHFRATEVISSDFCRGLVADDPNDQSATPEAFELLRYIAGKRLAAGRLTVIDATNVQPDARRPLVALAREHDVLPVAIVLDVPEGVCAARNASRADRDFGPHVLRRQRDQLRRGLRGLSREGFRTVHLLRGEGEIADVGITRTPLFNDLRHESGPFDVIGDIHGCRAELETLLDRLGYAVRRDEAGRAVGAVHPDGRRVIFVGDLVDRGPDTPGVLRLAMGMVAAGEAFCVPGNHENKLLRALRGRDVRIGHGLAESLAQLATEPAQFRAEVERFLDGLISHYVLDDGRLVVAHAGLPERYHGRASGRVRELCLYGETTGESDEYGLPVRHPWALEYRGRATVLYGHTPVPTPEWVNNTLCVDTGCVFGGSLSALRYPERELVAVPAAEVYWTPARPFPANPEAVDSTERPTAGSVAAGAAAVGSAAVGRRDPDVLDLTDVLGTRVVETRHQKRISVREGNAAAALEVMSRFAIDPRWLLHLPPTMSPVATSTVADLLEHPDQAFEAYRDAGVDAVVCEEKHMGSRAVALVCRSLDAARARFGAPDDRAGAVWTRTGRPFFPGELTAELVERLRAAAEAAGLFDELATSWLLFDAELLPWSAKAGQLLRDQYAAVGAAARASLPLAVDLLEQAARGGLAVGDLLARTRSRAANAAAFSAAYRPYQWPTDGLRGVRIAPFQVLASEGAAHHTRPHAWHLDLADRLVAADPDLVAPTRRIFVDTTEPDSVATATAWWTELTAAGGEGMVVKPAANLTVGRRGIVQPGLKVRGREYLRIIYGPDYTEPANLERLRERGVGHKRSLAQREYALGLEALDRLALGEPLWRVHECVFAVLALESEPVDPRL; from the coding sequence ATGACGCCCGACCGCGCCGAACCATCGCCGCCGTCGGGCTCGTCGCCGCTGTCGGGCTCGTCGCCGCCGTCGGGCTCGCCGTCGCCGCGGCAGCTTGGCGTTCCCGCGCTCAGCCTGGTCGTCCTGGTCGGGGTGAGCGGCTCGGGGAAGTCCACGTTCGCGCGGACCCACTTCCGGGCCACCGAGGTGATCTCGTCCGACTTCTGCCGCGGCCTGGTCGCCGACGACCCCAACGACCAGTCCGCGACGCCGGAGGCGTTCGAGCTGCTGCGCTACATTGCCGGCAAGCGCCTGGCGGCCGGACGGCTCACGGTGATCGACGCGACCAACGTCCAGCCGGACGCGCGCCGCCCGCTGGTCGCCCTAGCGCGCGAGCACGACGTGCTGCCCGTCGCGATCGTCCTCGACGTGCCCGAGGGGGTGTGCGCGGCGCGCAACGCCAGCCGCGCCGACCGCGACTTCGGCCCGCACGTCCTGCGCCGCCAGCGCGACCAGCTCCGGCGCGGGCTGCGGGGGCTGTCGCGCGAGGGGTTCCGCACCGTCCACCTGCTGCGCGGCGAAGGCGAGATCGCGGACGTCGGCATCACCCGGACGCCGCTGTTCAACGACCTGCGGCACGAGTCCGGCCCGTTCGACGTCATCGGGGACATCCACGGCTGCCGCGCGGAGCTGGAGACGCTGCTGGACCGCCTCGGCTACGCCGTGCGCCGCGACGAGGCGGGCCGGGCGGTCGGCGCCGTGCACCCGGACGGCCGTCGAGTGATCTTCGTGGGTGACCTCGTCGACCGCGGCCCGGACACTCCGGGGGTGCTGCGGCTGGCGATGGGGATGGTCGCCGCCGGCGAGGCGTTCTGCGTGCCGGGCAACCACGAGAACAAGCTGCTGCGGGCGCTGCGCGGCCGGGACGTGCGCATCGGCCACGGCCTGGCCGAGTCGCTCGCACAGCTCGCGACGGAGCCGGCGCAGTTCCGGGCGGAGGTCGAACGCTTCCTCGACGGACTGATCTCCCACTACGTGCTCGACGACGGCCGGCTGGTCGTCGCGCATGCCGGCCTGCCCGAGCGCTACCACGGCCGCGCCTCCGGGCGGGTTCGCGAGCTCTGCCTGTACGGGGAGACGACGGGTGAGAGCGACGAGTACGGCCTGCCGGTGCGCCACCCGTGGGCGCTGGAATACCGGGGCCGGGCGACGGTGCTCTACGGCCACACGCCCGTGCCGACCCCGGAGTGGGTGAACAACACCCTCTGTGTCGACACCGGGTGCGTCTTCGGCGGGAGCCTGTCGGCCCTGCGCTACCCGGAGCGTGAGCTCGTCGCGGTGCCGGCGGCCGAGGTCTACTGGACGCCGGCGCGGCCGTTCCCGGCCAACCCCGAGGCCGTGGACTCCACCGAGCGGCCCACGGCGGGATCCGTGGCGGCGGGAGCGGCCGCGGTGGGATCGGCCGCGGTGGGCCGCCGGGATCCCGACGTCCTCGACCTCACCGACGTGCTGGGCACCCGGGTCGTCGAGACGCGCCACCAGAAGCGGATCAGCGTGCGGGAGGGAAACGCGGCCGCCGCCCTGGAGGTGATGAGCCGGTTCGCGATCGACCCGCGGTGGTTGCTGCACCTGCCGCCGACGATGAGCCCGGTGGCCACCTCCACCGTCGCGGACCTGCTCGAACATCCCGACCAGGCCTTCGAGGCCTACCGCGACGCCGGCGTCGACGCGGTGGTCTGCGAGGAGAAGCACATGGGTTCGCGGGCGGTCGCGCTGGTGTGCCGGTCGCTCGACGCGGCGCGGGCCCGGTTCGGCGCGCCCGACGACCGGGCCGGCGCGGTGTGGACGCGCACCGGCCGGCCGTTCTTCCCCGGCGAGCTCACCGCGGAGCTCGTCGAGCGGTTGCGTGCCGCCGCCGAGGCGGCCGGGCTGTTCGACGAGCTGGCCACCTCCTGGCTGTTGTTCGACGCCGAGCTGCTGCCCTGGAGCGCCAAGGCCGGGCAGCTCCTGCGCGATCAGTACGCCGCGGTCGGCGCGGCTGCGCGCGCGTCCCTGCCGCTCGCGGTCGACCTGCTAGAGCAGGCGGCGCGGGGCGGCCTGGCGGTGGGCGACCTGCTGGCCCGCACCCGATCCCGGGCGGCGAACGCCGCCGCCTTCAGCGCCGCCTACCGGCCGTACCAGTGGCCCACCGACGGCCTGCGCGGGGTTCGGATCGCCCCCTTCCAGGTGCTGGCGAGCGAGGGCGCGGCCCACCACACCCGGCCGCACGCCTGGCACCTCGACCTCGCCGACCGGCTGGTGGCCGCCGACCCCGATCTGGTCGCGCCGACCCGGCGGATCTTCGTCGACACCACGGAGCCGGACTCGGTCGCGACGGCGACCGCGTGGTGGACCGAGCTGACCGCGGCGGGCGGTGAGGGGATGGTCGTCAAGCCCGCGGCGAACCTGACCGTCGGCCGCCGCGGCATCGTCCAGCCGGGGCTGAAGGTGCGCGGCCGGGAGTACCTGCGGATCATCTACGGCCCGGACTACACCGAGCCGGCCAACCTGGAACGCCTGCGGGAACGCGGCGTCGGGCACAAGCGCTCACTCGCCCAGCGCGAATACGCCCTCGGGCTGGAGGCGCTCGACCGCCTCGCGCTCGGCGAACCGCTGTGGCGGGTGCACGAATGCGTCTTCGCCGTGCTCGCCCTGGAATCCGAGCCGGTCGACCCGCGGCTGTGA
- a CDS encoding recombinase family protein, with protein sequence MTVTDPFVTVVGVPGPVRPVGYVRISLDREGAGLGVARQTADLNDVADRLGLPRPEVVTDNDVSAYSKKRRPGYEEVLAGIASGRWNVLLVWHVDRLTRSPKELEEIVDLANRTGLRIETVKGGRVDLSTGEGRLHARILGGLARYESEHRSDRVRRKMLQNAEAGLPHGGMRRPFGYEPDGMTVRPAEAEVIRWAVGGVIAGRPLRALVAELNDAGVATSQGARWSSSTLRGILVHGRVAGFRVHQGRILGPAAWPAIVDVARWELCRAVLTDPARRSSPGNKPNRLLSGIAVCGRCAGAMRSGGNRAGQQMYRCRSQNHLRRRGDLVDDVVTRFVVGWLARDGVTFDVPDVAVPTHDLRARADEVRLRISQVEDALVGDPTDDLRDVSVDGLKRNLARLRGKLEDLERDEKLTVLPSALHGVTAENFPGLPLDRRRSIVDYLCKVTVLPTSKGGHAGEESIDVIPHPDRFPAAVAA encoded by the coding sequence ATGACGGTAACTGATCCTTTCGTCACGGTGGTGGGTGTTCCGGGGCCTGTGCGTCCGGTGGGCTATGTGCGTATCTCGTTGGATCGGGAGGGCGCGGGTCTGGGGGTTGCCCGTCAGACTGCGGACTTGAACGATGTGGCGGATCGGCTGGGCCTGCCGCGTCCGGAGGTGGTGACGGACAACGACGTGTCGGCGTATTCGAAGAAGCGGCGTCCGGGGTATGAGGAGGTGCTGGCCGGGATCGCGTCGGGCCGGTGGAACGTGTTGCTGGTCTGGCATGTGGACCGGTTGACGCGTAGCCCGAAGGAACTCGAAGAGATCGTGGACCTGGCGAATCGGACCGGGCTGCGTATCGAGACGGTCAAGGGCGGCCGTGTGGACCTGTCGACGGGTGAGGGCCGGTTGCACGCGCGGATCCTGGGCGGGTTGGCGCGGTATGAGTCGGAGCACCGTTCGGACCGGGTCCGACGGAAGATGTTGCAGAACGCCGAGGCGGGTTTGCCGCATGGGGGCATGCGGCGTCCGTTCGGTTATGAGCCTGACGGGATGACGGTCCGCCCGGCGGAAGCGGAAGTGATCCGCTGGGCGGTTGGTGGGGTGATCGCGGGCCGTCCGCTGCGCGCGCTGGTGGCTGAGTTGAACGATGCGGGCGTGGCGACGTCGCAGGGGGCGCGCTGGTCGTCGTCGACACTGCGGGGCATCCTGGTCCACGGGCGGGTTGCCGGGTTCCGGGTGCATCAGGGTCGGATCCTGGGCCCGGCGGCGTGGCCGGCGATCGTGGACGTGGCACGGTGGGAGTTGTGCCGGGCGGTGCTGACCGATCCGGCGCGGCGGAGCTCTCCGGGGAACAAGCCGAACCGGTTGCTGTCCGGGATCGCGGTCTGCGGCCGGTGTGCGGGGGCGATGCGGTCGGGGGGGAACCGTGCCGGTCAGCAGATGTACCGTTGTCGGTCGCAGAACCATCTTCGGCGGCGGGGGGATCTCGTCGACGATGTGGTGACCCGGTTCGTGGTCGGCTGGCTGGCCCGCGACGGGGTGACGTTCGACGTGCCGGATGTCGCGGTTCCCACCCATGATCTGCGGGCGCGCGCCGATGAGGTCCGGTTGCGTATCAGTCAGGTCGAAGACGCCCTGGTCGGTGATCCGACCGATGATCTGCGGGATGTTTCCGTCGACGGGTTGAAGCGGAACCTGGCCCGGTTGCGTGGGAAGCTCGAAGACCTGGAACGGGACGAGAAACTGACGGTTCTGCCGTCGGCGTTGCATGGGGTGACGGCGGAGAACTTTCCCGGGCTGCCGTTGGATCGGCGGCGGAGCATCGTCGACTACCTGTGCAAGGTCACGGTCCTGCCCACCAGTAAGGGCGGGCATGCGGGCGAAGAGTCCATTGACGTGATTCCGCATCCGGACCGTTTCCCGGCTGCGGTGGCGGCATAG
- a CDS encoding GntR family transcriptional regulator, translating to MSSRRGASDRIWADLREQIASGRLAPGAALPSTAELARHYGVASETARLAVTRLKEEGLVSGRAGAGVYVRSRPPLRRLGIDRYDKAKWQGADLVAFAADRVASGRSWEPGDQTQTVRRVPAAPDVAAALAVDQGADVYERARLIREHDQPTHTLTSYYRPEHVEGTHLTDDSAGPAGPGGGFRVLTDQGLEPAWIDEELQARMPTPEEVATLQLPPGEPVVELHRTTFTAEDTPVEYAIGVHPASRFAWSYRFQIPDSAGRP from the coding sequence ATGAGCAGTAGGCGTGGGGCTTCTGACCGGATCTGGGCGGATCTCCGCGAGCAGATCGCGTCCGGGCGCCTGGCTCCGGGGGCGGCGCTTCCCTCGACCGCGGAACTGGCCAGGCACTACGGCGTTGCATCGGAGACCGCACGGCTCGCCGTCACCCGCCTCAAGGAAGAGGGTCTGGTCAGCGGTCGTGCAGGAGCCGGGGTCTACGTTCGGTCCCGGCCACCCTTGCGCCGACTCGGGATCGACCGCTACGACAAGGCGAAATGGCAGGGTGCCGATCTGGTCGCGTTCGCCGCCGACCGGGTCGCATCCGGCCGGAGCTGGGAGCCCGGCGACCAGACGCAGACGGTCCGCCGGGTTCCCGCGGCACCCGACGTCGCCGCCGCACTCGCCGTGGACCAGGGCGCCGACGTCTACGAACGCGCCCGCCTGATCCGCGAACACGACCAGCCCACGCACACGCTGACCAGCTACTACCGACCCGAACACGTCGAAGGCACCCACCTGACCGACGACAGCGCCGGCCCCGCCGGCCCAGGTGGCGGATTCCGGGTCCTGACCGACCAGGGCCTCGAACCCGCCTGGATCGACGAGGAACTACAAGCTCGGATGCCGACCCCCGAGGAAGTGGCAACCTTGCAGCTCCCGCCCGGCGAACCCGTCGTCGAGCTGCACCGGACGACCTTCACCGCCGAGGACACACCCGTCGAATACGCCATCGGCGTGCACCCGGCATCACGGTTCGCCTGGTCCTACCGGTTCCAGATCCCCGACTCCGCAGGCCGCCCGTGA
- the thrS gene encoding threonine--tRNA ligase, with translation MSARMPAVPEERVSAPAGSSFAEAVKAAGLTMSGPNAIVVVRDAAGTLRDLTAVPAVDTEVTAVPMSSPDGLAVLRHSTAHVMAQAVQDLFDEARLGIGPPIENGFYYDFDVPKPFQAEDLERIQARMREIVKQGQRFRRRVLTSREAAREELAAEPFKLELVDIKGEASGAAATEVGSGELTMYDNVDPRSGEVVWTDLCRGPHLPSTHLIPAFALLRNSAAYWRGDEKNPQLQRIYGTAWPTRPALKEYLTALAEAAKRDHRRIGEDLDLFAFSPEIGKGLPLWLPNGTIIRDELEGWARQTERRLGYRRVVTPHITQEDLYFLSGHLPYYAEDLYAPIQIEGENYYLKPMNCPHHHMVYKARPKSYRELPYKIAEYGTVYRFERSGQLHGLMRARGFTQNDAHIYCTREQAKEQFLEVMRMHDEYYRALGITDFYMVLALRDPANTTKYHDDAQMWEDAERITREAMDESGIPYVEELGGAAHYGPKVDFIIRSVTGKEFAASTNQVDLYTPQRFDLKYHDADGTDKQVVVIHRAPLGSHERFVAFLTEHFGGAFPVWLAPEQVRVIPIMPELDEYAETVSQALLDADVRVDVDASDGRLPARVRTAVTRKIPLIVVVGRREVEEGSVSVRDRSGQETSMPLADFVRRVRELIDTRSLEGAGHLRAGSDATPTEVDATD, from the coding sequence ATGTCGGCACGTATGCCCGCGGTGCCCGAGGAGCGGGTGTCCGCTCCAGCCGGTAGCAGCTTTGCGGAGGCGGTGAAGGCCGCCGGCCTGACGATGTCGGGTCCGAACGCGATCGTGGTCGTCCGCGACGCCGCCGGCACGCTGCGCGACCTCACCGCCGTGCCGGCTGTGGACACCGAGGTGACGGCGGTGCCGATGTCGAGTCCGGACGGCCTCGCGGTGCTGCGGCACTCGACGGCGCACGTGATGGCCCAGGCGGTGCAGGACCTCTTCGACGAGGCCCGGCTCGGCATCGGGCCGCCGATCGAGAACGGCTTCTACTACGACTTCGACGTGCCCAAACCGTTCCAGGCCGAGGACCTCGAACGCATCCAGGCCCGGATGCGGGAGATCGTCAAGCAGGGCCAGCGGTTCCGCCGCCGCGTGCTGACCTCGCGGGAGGCGGCCCGCGAGGAGCTCGCCGCCGAGCCCTTCAAGCTGGAGCTCGTCGACATCAAGGGGGAGGCCTCGGGCGCGGCCGCCACCGAGGTCGGCAGCGGCGAGCTGACGATGTACGACAACGTCGATCCCCGCAGCGGGGAGGTCGTCTGGACCGACCTGTGTCGCGGCCCGCACCTGCCGTCCACCCATCTGATCCCCGCGTTCGCGCTGCTGCGCAACTCGGCCGCCTACTGGCGCGGCGACGAGAAGAACCCCCAGCTGCAGCGGATCTACGGGACCGCGTGGCCGACCCGTCCGGCGCTCAAGGAGTATCTGACCGCGCTGGCGGAGGCCGCCAAGCGGGACCACCGCCGCATCGGCGAGGATCTCGACCTGTTCGCGTTCAGCCCGGAGATCGGCAAGGGGCTGCCCCTGTGGCTGCCCAACGGGACGATCATCCGCGACGAACTGGAGGGCTGGGCCCGCCAGACCGAGCGGCGCCTCGGCTACCGCCGGGTCGTCACGCCCCACATCACCCAGGAGGACCTCTACTTCCTGTCCGGGCATCTGCCGTACTACGCCGAGGACCTCTACGCCCCGATCCAGATCGAGGGCGAGAACTACTACCTCAAGCCGATGAACTGCCCGCACCACCACATGGTGTACAAGGCCCGGCCGAAGAGCTATCGCGAGCTCCCCTACAAGATCGCCGAGTACGGGACCGTGTACCGGTTCGAGCGCAGCGGCCAGTTGCACGGCCTGATGCGGGCCCGCGGCTTCACCCAGAACGACGCCCACATCTACTGCACCCGCGAGCAGGCCAAGGAGCAGTTCCTCGAGGTCATGCGGATGCACGACGAGTACTACCGGGCGCTCGGGATCACCGACTTCTACATGGTTCTCGCCCTGCGCGACCCGGCGAACACGACGAAGTACCACGACGACGCGCAGATGTGGGAGGACGCCGAACGGATCACCCGCGAGGCGATGGACGAGTCCGGCATCCCGTACGTCGAGGAACTCGGCGGCGCGGCGCACTACGGCCCGAAGGTCGACTTCATCATCCGCTCGGTGACCGGCAAGGAGTTCGCCGCCTCGACGAACCAGGTCGACCTCTACACCCCGCAGCGCTTCGACCTGAAGTACCACGACGCCGACGGGACCGACAAGCAGGTCGTCGTCATCCACCGGGCGCCGCTGGGTTCGCACGAGCGGTTCGTCGCGTTCCTCACCGAGCACTTCGGCGGCGCCTTCCCCGTCTGGCTGGCCCCGGAGCAGGTCCGGGTCATCCCGATCATGCCGGAGCTCGACGAGTACGCCGAGACGGTGAGTCAGGCGCTGCTCGACGCGGACGTGCGCGTCGACGTCGACGCCAGCGACGGCCGGCTCCCGGCCCGGGTACGCACCGCGGTCACCCGCAAGATCCCGCTGATCGTCGTCGTCGGTCGGCGCGAGGTCGAGGAGGGCAGCGTCTCCGTGCGGGACCGGTCCGGTCAGGAGACGTCCATGCCGCTGGCCGACTTCGTCCGCCGGGTCCGCGAGCTGATCGACACCAGAAGCCTCGAGGGCGCCGGCCACCTGCGCGCGGGCTCGGACGCGACACCCACCGAGGTCGACGCGACCGACTGA
- a CDS encoding 3' terminal RNA ribose 2'-O-methyltransferase Hen1, producing the protein MLLTLATTHPPARDLGFLLHKHPDRVHSFTEPMGTAHVFYPEATDDRCTVALLLEVDPVGLVRGRKGAPGEGFALAQYVNDRPYAASSMLAMALKDVFRTAMTGRCNARPELAAAAIPLEIHVPAVASRAGSDLPRRLFEPLGWRVAVATGPLDPDVPAWGESPYLDVRLSGTLRLAEALNHLYVLLPVLDDAKHYRVGGDEVDKLLRAGADWLASHPESDLIARRYLSHRRELTRSALARLAEVDDTEPEQLDDALGGAVELDPPDRPLSLAEQRRGAVLAVLRSHAARRVGDLGCGEGLLARELLGERTIEHVLAADVSARALRIAGSRLGVERMSDAQRARLTLIQSSLTYRDERLTGLDAAVLMEVVEHVDPSRLSALEATVFGYAAPGLVLVTTPNVEHNVRFATLPAGALRHRDHRFEWSRAQLRAWAGRVAAEHGYTVRHLPIGPDDPEVGPPTQLAVFSRAVAA; encoded by the coding sequence GTGCTGCTGACCCTCGCCACGACGCATCCGCCGGCCCGCGACCTCGGGTTTCTGCTGCACAAGCATCCGGACCGGGTGCACTCGTTCACCGAGCCGATGGGCACGGCGCACGTGTTCTACCCGGAGGCGACCGACGACAGGTGCACCGTCGCCCTGCTGCTGGAGGTGGACCCGGTCGGACTCGTGCGGGGGCGCAAGGGGGCGCCGGGGGAGGGGTTCGCGCTCGCCCAGTACGTCAACGACCGGCCATACGCCGCGTCGAGCATGCTCGCGATGGCGCTCAAGGACGTCTTCCGCACGGCCATGACCGGCCGCTGCAACGCGCGGCCGGAGCTCGCCGCCGCGGCCATCCCGCTGGAGATCCACGTGCCGGCGGTCGCCTCCCGGGCGGGCTCGGACCTGCCGCGTCGCCTGTTCGAGCCGCTCGGCTGGCGGGTGGCGGTGGCGACCGGCCCGCTTGATCCCGACGTTCCCGCGTGGGGCGAGTCGCCCTACCTCGACGTCCGGCTGAGCGGGACGCTCCGGCTCGCCGAGGCGCTCAACCACCTGTACGTCCTGCTGCCGGTCCTCGATGACGCCAAGCACTACCGGGTCGGCGGCGACGAGGTCGACAAGCTGCTGCGGGCCGGCGCCGACTGGCTGGCGAGCCATCCGGAGTCCGACCTCATCGCCCGCCGGTACCTGTCCCACCGCCGCGAGCTGACCCGTTCGGCGTTGGCCCGCCTCGCCGAGGTCGACGACACCGAGCCCGAGCAGCTCGACGACGCCCTCGGCGGCGCCGTCGAGCTGGACCCGCCGGACCGCCCGCTCTCCCTGGCCGAGCAGCGCCGCGGTGCGGTGCTCGCCGTGCTGCGCTCGCATGCCGCCCGCCGGGTCGGCGACCTCGGCTGCGGCGAGGGCCTGCTGGCCCGGGAGCTGCTCGGGGAGCGGACGATCGAGCACGTCCTCGCCGCGGACGTGTCCGCGCGGGCGCTGCGCATCGCGGGGAGTCGGCTGGGGGTGGAACGGATGAGCGACGCCCAGCGGGCCCGCCTCACCCTCATCCAGTCGTCGCTGACCTACCGGGACGAGCGGCTGACCGGGCTGGACGCCGCGGTGCTGATGGAGGTCGTGGAGCACGTCGACCCCTCGCGGCTCAGCGCACTCGAGGCGACCGTCTTCGGCTATGCCGCCCCGGGCCTGGTGCTCGTCACCACCCCGAACGTGGAGCACAACGTCCGCTTCGCCACGCTGCCCGCGGGGGCGCTGCGCCACCGGGACCACCGCTTCGAGTGGTCCCGGGCGCAGTTGCGCGCCTGGGCCGGGCGGGTGGCCGCCGAGCACGGCTACACCGTCCGCCACCTGCCGATCGGTCCGGATGACCCCGAGGTCGGGCCGCCGACGCAGCTGGCCGTCTTCAGCCGGGCGGTGGCCGCATGA